One segment of Paenibacillus sp. FSL R7-0337 DNA contains the following:
- a CDS encoding GNAT family N-acetyltransferase — MNEALHGWPMLNQAYYEFWLSRSELSFYLAYLDGVPIATSAAMQTGNQASIEFVSTLQQYRNQGAASALCLTTLHDLHNKGVHTATLRASHKANALYTKLGFKPYFQTVVMSYEV; from the coding sequence GTGAATGAGGCGCTGCATGGCTGGCCTATGTTGAATCAGGCATATTACGAATTTTGGCTTTCACGTAGCGAGCTATCTTTTTATCTTGCTTACCTGGATGGTGTTCCCATAGCTACCTCCGCTGCCATGCAGACCGGTAATCAGGCATCCATTGAGTTTGTATCCACCCTGCAGCAGTATCGAAATCAAGGTGCTGCAAGCGCTCTGTGCCTCACAACCCTCCATGATTTACATAACAAAGGTGTACATACAGCAACCTTGAGAGCAAGCCACAAAGCCAATGCGCTTTATACAAAGCTTGGATTTAAGCCTTATTTTCAAACCGTAGTTATGTCTTATGAAGTATAG
- a CDS encoding MurR/RpiR family transcriptional regulator: protein MLDILALLECYNTYDQDDIYFDVAKTMLENYNRLQTSSIQEFAESNHISVSTVSRFMRQMYYDNFSSFRMIYEQTPLQYQYDGKYYPAVKEEDIDPVAYGELLAEKIKATTSQLDEQAITSLLSMIESSDEIVFIGIPLHSEIWRLQVELVLLGKKTKAFIDPNYQVNAVDGVNEKSAVISLIYMPQYNLHQVQQLKRAKEKGARTACIAHVRLQGIENIVDLSLQYEGTGTQVDSLLMQVLLNYIGLRLRNKLLLGKR, encoded by the coding sequence ATGTTAGATATTCTCGCGCTGCTGGAGTGCTATAACACCTATGATCAGGATGATATTTACTTTGATGTAGCCAAAACTATGCTGGAGAACTATAACCGACTTCAGACTTCAAGCATACAGGAATTCGCTGAGTCCAACCACATCTCTGTCTCTACGGTCAGCCGCTTCATGCGGCAGATGTATTATGACAACTTCTCAAGCTTCCGGATGATCTATGAGCAGACGCCTCTGCAATATCAATATGACGGCAAATACTATCCTGCAGTGAAGGAAGAGGACATAGATCCGGTAGCCTACGGTGAGCTGCTGGCCGAGAAGATTAAGGCAACCACCAGCCAACTGGATGAACAGGCGATCACTTCGCTGCTGTCCATGATCGAATCCAGTGACGAGATCGTTTTCATCGGCATTCCCTTGCATTCCGAGATCTGGCGGCTGCAGGTCGAGCTGGTGCTCCTGGGCAAAAAGACCAAAGCGTTCATCGACCCCAACTATCAAGTCAATGCCGTTGACGGTGTGAACGAAAAGTCGGCCGTCATCAGCTTGATCTATATGCCGCAGTATAATCTTCATCAGGTGCAGCAGTTGAAGAGAGCTAAGGAAAAAGGCGCTCGGACTGCCTGCATAGCTCACGTAAGATTACAAGGTATAGAGAACATTGTTGACCTGTCGCTGCAATACGAAGGCACCGGCACACAAGTAGACAGCCTGCTGATGCAGGTGCTGCTCAATTACATTGGACTCCGCTTACGGAACAAGCTGCTCTTAGGGAAGAGATAG
- a CDS encoding FAD-dependent oxidoreductase, which yields MMQKKHWGYKGILLVVITILLISMVGCNNASNKAAEGAVENDQKPAAASPSQTTGTGTSDKSAALSFKPGKYTAKGNGKNGPIEVETEFTDNAIKDVKVLSQNETEGIAQGPLKIVPEKIISEQSLAIDAVSGASMTTKGILEAVEDCAKQAGGDLTVLKQAKATAENKEVEEITVDVAVVGAGAAGTAAALAAEDSGASVVLLEKTATPMGAGTMAGGMFAADSQQQKDRKQTVSKQWLYDQYMAASDGYMNSLLVRNIIDEAGKTVDWLNANGAKMTLVDAGTGFAFEHIGMPATLHGYQEGGTVAITKLIKSFEAKSGQVRFSTPVTELLTDSNGAVTGVLAKKEDGSKLKVNAKAVVIATGGFGGNSEMMEKYFGKKFTPGQIATNTGDGIQMAWKVGADPYGMTSTQYFAQIFTPEEIAKLAPINKDWYSLTKFSEYPNLRVNTLGQRFSDETKVTLFAVHGAEIHMQPKETEFLILDSAMLNTIKKKGLAAIEPHFSKWKGKRQFYMEFNEPNDTDVILADENRPTDYTPLLDSMKDTGVVHRADSLEVLAQEIGVDKDTFLASAKQYNTAIAQGNDPMFFSDTKRLVPLKQGPYYAIKYVGRNLGTLGGVRINEKIEATDSDGRAIRGLYVAGADAGGMYGQAYVDFEGGTLGFAYTSGRLAGIHAAGYSHK from the coding sequence ATGATGCAAAAAAAACACTGGGGATACAAAGGGATTCTGCTGGTTGTGATCACGATTCTGCTGATCTCGATGGTAGGCTGCAACAACGCGTCGAACAAGGCAGCCGAAGGAGCGGTAGAGAACGATCAGAAGCCAGCGGCGGCAAGCCCAAGCCAGACCACGGGGACAGGCACTTCCGATAAAAGCGCTGCACTCTCCTTCAAGCCGGGGAAATACACAGCCAAGGGGAACGGGAAGAACGGCCCGATCGAGGTTGAGACAGAATTCACTGATAACGCTATTAAAGACGTAAAGGTGTTAAGTCAGAATGAAACAGAAGGCATTGCCCAAGGGCCGCTAAAGATTGTTCCTGAAAAAATCATCAGTGAGCAAAGCCTCGCAATCGATGCAGTCTCCGGCGCATCTATGACCACCAAGGGGATTCTGGAGGCTGTAGAGGATTGCGCCAAGCAGGCAGGCGGGGATCTGACGGTCTTGAAGCAGGCCAAAGCCACTGCTGAGAACAAGGAAGTGGAAGAGATCACAGTTGATGTGGCCGTAGTGGGCGCCGGTGCTGCCGGTACAGCTGCGGCGCTTGCCGCCGAAGACAGCGGAGCCAGCGTCGTACTGCTGGAGAAGACAGCTACACCTATGGGAGCCGGCACTATGGCCGGAGGCATGTTCGCAGCCGATTCCCAGCAGCAGAAGGACAGAAAACAAACGGTCAGCAAGCAATGGCTCTATGACCAGTACATGGCAGCCTCCGATGGCTACATGAACTCGCTGCTGGTCCGCAACATCATTGATGAAGCAGGGAAAACCGTTGACTGGCTGAATGCGAACGGCGCCAAAATGACCCTGGTGGATGCCGGTACCGGCTTTGCCTTTGAGCATATCGGAATGCCTGCCACGCTGCACGGATACCAGGAAGGCGGCACAGTAGCGATCACCAAGCTGATCAAGTCTTTTGAAGCCAAATCGGGACAGGTTCGCTTCAGCACTCCGGTGACTGAGCTGCTGACAGACTCTAACGGTGCAGTAACCGGCGTGCTGGCTAAGAAAGAGGATGGCTCCAAGCTCAAAGTGAACGCCAAGGCTGTCGTCATTGCAACAGGCGGCTTCGGCGGCAACAGCGAGATGATGGAGAAATATTTCGGCAAGAAGTTCACTCCGGGACAGATTGCTACAAATACAGGTGACGGCATTCAGATGGCCTGGAAGGTTGGTGCAGACCCATACGGGATGACCTCGACCCAGTATTTTGCGCAAATCTTTACGCCGGAAGAGATCGCTAAACTGGCCCCGATCAACAAGGATTGGTACAGCCTGACCAAGTTCAGCGAGTACCCGAACCTGAGAGTGAATACGCTGGGCCAGCGCTTTTCCGATGAGACTAAGGTTACCCTCTTCGCTGTACACGGCGCTGAGATTCACATGCAGCCCAAAGAGACGGAATTCCTGATTCTGGACTCCGCCATGCTGAACACCATCAAGAAGAAGGGCCTGGCAGCCATCGAACCCCACTTCTCCAAATGGAAGGGCAAGCGCCAGTTCTACATGGAATTCAATGAACCGAATGATACAGATGTTATTCTTGCAGATGAGAATAGACCTACGGACTACACCCCTTTGCTGGATTCAATGAAAGATACCGGTGTTGTTCACAGAGCAGATTCACTGGAGGTACTGGCTCAAGAGATCGGTGTGGACAAGGATACCTTCCTCGCATCCGCCAAGCAGTACAATACAGCCATTGCCCAGGGCAATGACCCTATGTTCTTCTCCGACACGAAGCGGCTGGTTCCGCTCAAGCAAGGTCCTTATTATGCCATTAAGTATGTCGGACGTAACCTAGGAACGCTGGGCGGCGTACGCATCAATGAGAAGATCGAAGCTACCGATTCGGACGGCCGGGCCATCCGTGGACTTTACGTCGCCGGTGCTGATGCAGGCGGGATGTACGGACAGGCTTATGTTGATTTTGAAGGCGGTACACTGGGCTTTGCCTATACCTCCGGCCGGCTGGCCGGTATCCATGCTGCGGGGTACTCGCATAAGTAA